The following are encoded together in the Rhizobium tumorigenes genome:
- a CDS encoding carbon-nitrogen hydrolase family protein — MATHSMRVGLAQIMPDADIGAAIASAAKAAADVVVFLEMFSNGYSRYDGTDASSRASWIDGAVVPDGEYVKRFRDAARKHGIAVVATFLERAEPKPFNAAVLIDSDGEIVLQQRKRHICHFDIPEDACAPGDRSSVARLSTRNGDVTVGIMICMDREFPDVASDLVHLGAEVIFVPNSSPLVDDREVGDVRVAGIRAMAFQSVVGVAVANYPAPKNDGRSLAVDPLGRIVCMAGEQTEIAFADFDLEMIRATQQKEWFRRVR; from the coding sequence TTGGCAACCCATTCGATGCGCGTCGGGCTGGCGCAAATCATGCCGGATGCGGACATTGGTGCCGCGATTGCCTCGGCAGCCAAGGCAGCCGCCGATGTCGTGGTGTTTCTCGAGATGTTTTCCAACGGTTACAGCCGCTACGACGGCACGGATGCGAGCTCTAGAGCGTCCTGGATCGATGGAGCAGTGGTCCCGGATGGGGAGTACGTGAAGCGGTTTCGCGACGCAGCGCGCAAACATGGTATTGCCGTCGTGGCAACCTTTCTCGAACGGGCCGAACCCAAGCCCTTCAACGCTGCAGTCCTGATCGACAGTGACGGCGAAATCGTGCTGCAGCAGAGAAAGCGACACATCTGCCATTTCGACATACCGGAAGATGCCTGCGCACCGGGCGACCGCTCCAGTGTCGCTCGCCTTTCGACCCGGAACGGCGATGTTACCGTTGGCATCATGATCTGCATGGACCGCGAATTTCCCGACGTGGCGTCCGACCTCGTCCACTTGGGCGCCGAGGTCATTTTCGTGCCTAACAGCAGCCCTCTTGTCGATGACCGCGAGGTGGGCGATGTCCGCGTGGCAGGCATCCGCGCCATGGCGTTCCAATCGGTTGTTGGTGTCGCCGTGGCCAACTATCCGGCACCGAAGAACGACGGCCGGTCTCTCGCCGTCGATCCCCTTGGACGGATTGTTTGCATGGCAGGAGAGCAAACAGAGATCGCCTTTGCGGACTTCGATCTGGAAATGATCAGGGCGACGCAGCAAAAAGAGTGGTTCCGGCGTGTGCGATAG
- a CDS encoding cisplatin damage response ATP-dependent DNA ligase gives MKAFADLLDRLVLTPSRNGKLKLLTDYFRDTPDPDRGYGLAAIAGTLEVRNVKPAMLRELVLERMDQVLFRYSYDYVGDLAETISLVWDNDADIERAPTDEPGLGQVIDEMNALGRTEVRGFVRDMLDRLDPSGRFAFLKLATGAMRIGVSARLAKQALAELSGKDVTEIETLWHGLEPPYVTLFQWLEGKGDRPLLATPAIFHSVMLANPVEPGNLDGLDPKDFAAEWKWDGIRVQLSRSGSTSKVYSRSGDDISGAFPDVVDAITFEGVIDGELLIGGTARSNSPTRTFSDLQQRLNRKTVNAQMLADYPAFIRTYDLLFDGDEDVRARGFIERRNRLAEIIEHAPHDRFDLSALVDFTDWDELDRLRAAPPDPVIEGVMIKRRDSPYTAGRAKGPWFKWKRNPFNIDAVLMYAQRGHGKRSSYYSDFTFGVWSTTPEGEQLVPVGKAYFGFTDAELEVLDKFVRNNTVERFGPVRSVRAEREFGFVVEVAFEGINRSSRHKSGVAMRFPRIARLRQDKPPFEADRLETLVAMIDAKTPPAEY, from the coding sequence ATGAAAGCCTTTGCCGATCTCCTCGATCGCCTGGTGCTGACGCCCAGCCGGAACGGCAAGCTGAAGCTGCTGACCGATTACTTCCGCGACACGCCCGATCCCGACCGCGGCTATGGCTTGGCGGCCATTGCGGGTACCCTCGAGGTGCGCAACGTCAAGCCGGCGATGCTGCGCGAGCTGGTGCTGGAGCGGATGGATCAGGTGCTGTTCCGCTATTCCTACGACTATGTCGGCGATCTCGCCGAGACCATCTCGCTGGTCTGGGACAACGATGCGGATATAGAGCGCGCGCCGACAGATGAGCCAGGTCTCGGCCAGGTCATCGACGAGATGAATGCGCTGGGCCGCACCGAGGTGCGTGGCTTCGTGCGCGACATGCTCGACAGGCTCGATCCCTCCGGTCGCTTCGCCTTCCTGAAGCTTGCGACCGGCGCCATGCGCATCGGTGTGTCGGCGCGGCTTGCCAAGCAGGCGCTGGCCGAATTGTCGGGCAAGGACGTGACCGAGATCGAGACGTTGTGGCACGGGCTGGAGCCACCCTACGTGACGCTGTTCCAGTGGCTCGAGGGCAAGGGCGACCGGCCGCTGCTGGCAACGCCTGCGATCTTCCACTCCGTCATGCTGGCAAACCCGGTCGAACCCGGCAATCTCGATGGCCTCGACCCGAAGGACTTTGCCGCCGAATGGAAATGGGACGGCATCCGCGTCCAGCTGTCGCGCTCGGGCTCGACGTCGAAGGTTTACTCGCGCTCGGGCGACGATATCTCCGGTGCCTTCCCTGACGTGGTGGACGCCATCACCTTCGAGGGCGTCATCGACGGCGAACTGCTGATCGGCGGCACGGCGCGCTCCAACAGCCCGACCCGCACCTTCTCCGACCTGCAGCAGCGACTGAACCGCAAGACGGTGAATGCCCAGATGCTCGCCGACTACCCGGCGTTCATCCGCACCTACGACCTGCTGTTCGACGGCGACGAGGATGTCCGCGCCCGGGGCTTCATCGAGCGTCGCAACCGGTTGGCCGAGATCATCGAGCACGCGCCGCACGACCGTTTCGATCTCTCGGCGCTCGTCGATTTCACCGACTGGGACGAGCTCGACAGGCTCCGCGCGGCGCCGCCCGATCCTGTTATCGAAGGGGTGATGATCAAGCGCCGCGACAGCCCCTACACAGCCGGCCGGGCCAAGGGCCCGTGGTTCAAATGGAAGCGCAATCCGTTCAATATCGACGCGGTGCTGATGTACGCCCAGCGCGGCCACGGCAAGCGCTCGAGCTACTATTCCGATTTCACCTTCGGCGTCTGGTCGACGACACCGGAGGGCGAGCAGCTCGTGCCGGTCGGCAAGGCCTATTTCGGCTTCACCGATGCCGAACTGGAGGTGCTCGACAAGTTCGTGCGCAACAACACGGTCGAGCGCTTCGGTCCGGTCCGGTCGGTGAGGGCTGAGCGTGAATTCGGCTTTGTGGTCGAGGTCGCCTTCGAGGGCATTAACCGCTCGAGCCGGCACAAGTCCGGCGTGGCCATGCGCTTCCCGCGGATCGCCCGTTTGCGGCAGGATAAACCGCCTTTCGAGGCCGATCGGCTGGAAACACTGGTCGCAATGATTGACGCCAAGACCCCTCCAGCCGAATATTAG
- a CDS encoding glutathione S-transferase family protein, translated as MLTIYGVYRSRASRNYWMANELGIPFKSIPVMQAHRLDEPLAPGAPINTMSPEFLAINPMGLIPSITDGDFVMHESLAINLYLARKHGGPLAGQTTEEDGLLSMWTIFAATELEPHSIRLVQTYDRGEQGTDAGKATIAVACRLLKRPLDVLEKHLSANGHFVGNGFTVADLNVAEVLRYAQSEAALFDARPALDAWIKRCQARAAYLAMQATRGQEKG; from the coding sequence ATGCTGACGATCTATGGTGTCTACCGCTCGCGCGCATCGCGCAACTACTGGATGGCAAACGAACTGGGGATTCCGTTCAAATCCATACCCGTCATGCAGGCCCACCGTCTGGACGAGCCGCTGGCGCCGGGCGCACCGATCAACACCATGTCGCCGGAGTTCCTCGCCATCAACCCGATGGGGCTGATCCCGAGCATTACCGACGGCGACTTCGTCATGCACGAGTCGCTCGCCATCAACCTCTACCTTGCGCGCAAGCATGGTGGGCCGCTCGCTGGCCAGACGACGGAAGAGGACGGCCTGCTGTCGATGTGGACGATCTTCGCCGCGACGGAACTGGAGCCGCACAGCATCCGGCTTGTCCAGACCTACGACCGTGGGGAACAGGGCACAGACGCCGGCAAGGCCACGATCGCGGTGGCCTGCCGTCTCCTGAAGCGGCCACTGGACGTGCTGGAGAAGCATCTCTCGGCGAACGGCCATTTTGTCGGAAACGGCTTCACTGTCGCCGACCTCAACGTTGCAGAAGTGCTTCGCTATGCCCAGAGCGAAGCAGCATTGTTCGACGCGCGTCCGGCCCTCGACGCATGGATCAAGCGCTGCCAGGCGCGCGCCGCCTACCTTGCCATGCAGGCGACGCGCGGGCAGGAAAAAGGCTGA
- a CDS encoding alpha/beta hydrolase family protein gives MTLTDVPEFSHRRRAVLTGLASCVLLPISARAASVASRATTPAAASTTPPAPATAAAQTPAAKASDVPNTAPAQMSGDYQRERRKFRTNLLVKGPAPDKYEALVAPEGANQIFYRSGYGGELELVAWVSRYERTRTPRPAVLFLHGGNAIGQGHWQLMKPYIDAGYVVMIPSMRGENGQKGNFSGFYDEVDDVLAASDRLRHMPGVDPHRMFLAGHSIGGTLAMLTAMSTRRFRAAAPISGNPDSFAFFNRYPQDIRFDDKDPREFQMRSPVCYAHSFKCPMKVMHGSEEVHFVTRVGVLSKRAREAHVNMDVDVIPGGHFSALPAEIERSIQFFKGIAA, from the coding sequence TTGACTTTGACTGATGTACCTGAGTTCTCCCACCGCCGCCGTGCGGTTCTGACCGGCCTCGCCTCATGCGTGCTCCTTCCGATCTCCGCCCGCGCAGCTTCCGTTGCCTCCCGCGCCACCACGCCAGCTGCTGCTTCCACGACGCCACCGGCGCCGGCCACTGCTGCTGCGCAAACCCCGGCTGCAAAGGCATCGGATGTTCCCAACACAGCACCGGCGCAGATGAGCGGCGATTATCAGCGCGAGCGCCGCAAGTTCCGCACCAACCTGCTCGTCAAGGGACCGGCGCCGGATAAGTACGAAGCGCTCGTCGCTCCCGAAGGTGCAAACCAGATTTTCTACCGCAGCGGCTATGGCGGAGAGCTCGAGCTCGTCGCCTGGGTATCGCGCTATGAGCGCACCCGCACGCCGCGCCCGGCAGTCCTCTTCCTGCATGGCGGCAACGCGATCGGCCAGGGCCACTGGCAGCTGATGAAGCCCTACATAGACGCCGGCTACGTGGTGATGATCCCCAGCATGCGCGGCGAAAATGGCCAGAAGGGTAACTTCTCCGGCTTCTACGACGAGGTTGACGACGTGCTGGCCGCCTCGGACCGGCTACGTCACATGCCGGGAGTCGATCCGCATCGCATGTTCCTCGCCGGCCACAGCATCGGCGGCACGCTGGCCATGCTGACGGCGATGTCGACGCGGCGTTTTCGCGCCGCCGCGCCGATATCGGGAAATCCGGACTCCTTCGCTTTCTTCAACAGGTACCCGCAGGACATCCGCTTCGACGACAAGGACCCGCGCGAATTCCAGATGCGCTCGCCTGTCTGCTACGCTCACAGCTTCAAGTGCCCGATGAAGGTGATGCACGGCTCGGAAGAGGTGCACTTCGTCACCCGCGTCGGCGTCCTGTCGAAACGGGCCCGCGAGGCGCATGTCAACATGGACGTCGATGTCATCCCGGGCGGCCACTTTTCCGCCCTGCCGGCCGAAATCGAACGCAGCATCCAGTTCTTCAAGGGCATTGCCGCCTAG
- a CDS encoding glutathione S-transferase family protein, with product MTFLYYSPGSCALASLIAMEEAGIAYEPRRMDLSKGDQKTPEYLKLNPKGRVPTLVTERGVITETPAILAYISQVSRNVRLAPLDDSFAFAVMQAFNNYLSSTVHVNHSHGRRGSRWSDDAAAIETMKAKVAETMTESVLLIENQLLAGPWVLGANYSVADGYLFTVANWLPGDGVDMDRFPKVKAHGERMRDRAAVQQALAIEKG from the coding sequence ATGACATTTTTGTATTATTCACCGGGAAGTTGTGCGCTTGCGAGCCTCATCGCCATGGAGGAAGCGGGCATCGCCTACGAGCCGCGCCGCATGGATCTCTCGAAGGGTGATCAGAAGACGCCGGAGTATCTCAAACTCAATCCGAAGGGTAGGGTGCCTACGCTGGTGACCGAGCGTGGCGTCATAACGGAGACGCCGGCGATCCTCGCCTATATCTCCCAGGTCTCGCGCAACGTGCGACTGGCGCCGCTCGATGACTCCTTCGCCTTTGCCGTCATGCAGGCATTCAACAACTACCTGTCATCGACCGTCCACGTAAACCACTCCCATGGGCGCCGGGGCAGTCGCTGGTCGGACGATGCAGCCGCCATCGAGACGATGAAGGCCAAGGTGGCCGAAACCATGACCGAGAGCGTCCTGCTGATCGAGAACCAGTTACTGGCCGGCCCCTGGGTGCTCGGCGCCAACTACTCCGTGGCCGACGGTTATCTCTTTACCGTCGCCAACTGGCTGCCCGGCGACGGTGTCGATATGGACCGGTTTCCCAAGGTCAAGGCGCATGGCGAGCGTATGCGCGACCGGGCGGCGGTGCAGCAGGCGCTCGCCATCGAAAAGGGCTGA
- a CDS encoding DUF4406 domain-containing protein gives MLILIAGPYRSGTNDDPVKMAENLKRLEAPSHRLFEAGHVPMIGEWVALPIWNAAGGKTVGDDLYEAIFHPVAGRLLALCDGVLRLEGASKGADNDVRIARQRGIPVWTRLEDVPGCA, from the coding sequence ATGTTGATATTGATTGCCGGCCCCTATCGCTCCGGCACGAACGACGACCCGGTGAAAATGGCGGAAAACCTGAAGCGGCTGGAAGCGCCGTCGCATCGCTTGTTCGAGGCCGGCCACGTGCCGATGATCGGCGAGTGGGTTGCCTTGCCCATCTGGAACGCCGCCGGTGGAAAAACCGTAGGCGATGACCTCTACGAGGCTATTTTTCATCCTGTGGCCGGCCGGCTTCTGGCGCTTTGCGACGGCGTGCTGCGCCTGGAGGGCGCATCCAAGGGCGCCGACAACGATGTGCGCATCGCCAGGCAAAGGGGCATTCCCGTCTGGACCCGCCTGGAGGATGTTCCCGGCTGCGCCTGA
- a CDS encoding DeoR/GlpR family DNA-binding transcription regulator has protein sequence MLTNQRKSTIQAALRSDGQVIAKQMAEMLGVSEDTIRRDLREMAAEGLLLRVHGGAMPLSPDLPDLSARRSLSSGEKQRLGAYAAGMVRPGQTVFLDGGTTNAEIARHLPRDFAFTLVTHSPTIAGELEHHPTAEVILIGGRIYKHSMVSTGASAMAAISLVRPDIFFLGVTAVHPARGFSTGDFEEAAIKRHISACSAETFVLATPDKLDASSPCHILPLASVAGMILPGPLAEADLQPYRDAGLAIQLA, from the coding sequence ATGCTGACGAACCAACGCAAATCGACAATCCAGGCGGCCTTGCGCAGCGACGGACAGGTGATTGCCAAGCAGATGGCGGAAATGCTCGGGGTGTCGGAAGACACCATCCGGCGCGATCTGCGCGAGATGGCAGCCGAGGGGCTATTGCTGAGAGTGCACGGCGGGGCGATGCCGCTGTCGCCGGACTTGCCGGACCTGTCTGCCCGCCGCAGCCTGTCGTCGGGCGAAAAACAGCGGCTCGGCGCCTATGCCGCCGGGATGGTCCGCCCGGGCCAGACGGTGTTCCTTGACGGCGGCACAACGAACGCTGAGATCGCGCGACACCTGCCACGAGACTTTGCCTTCACCTTGGTGACACACAGCCCGACGATTGCCGGCGAACTGGAACACCATCCGACGGCCGAGGTCATCCTGATCGGCGGACGGATCTACAAGCACTCGATGGTTTCAACCGGAGCGAGTGCGATGGCGGCGATTTCGCTGGTGCGGCCGGATATCTTCTTTCTCGGGGTTACCGCCGTCCACCCGGCCCGCGGGTTTTCGACGGGCGACTTCGAGGAGGCGGCCATCAAGCGGCATATCTCAGCATGTTCCGCCGAAACATTCGTGTTGGCGACGCCGGACAAGCTCGACGCATCGTCGCCGTGCCATATCCTGCCGCTTGCATCCGTGGCCGGCATGATCCTGCCCGGACCGCTGGCGGAGGCCGACCTCCAGCCTTACCGCGATGCCGGACTGGCGATCCAACTGGCGTGA
- a CDS encoding asparaginase, with translation MTNPVTVEVTRGLLVESRHRGTIVVVDGDGGVVFSRGDIDAGVFPRSACKAMQALPLVESGAADAYGFGHKELALACSSHNGEDEHVALAASMLARAGRDVEALECGAHWSSNQKTLIHQARTLEKPTALHNNCSGKHSGFVCACCHQGIDSKGYVGYEHPLQQQIRDTMQDLTGATLGADVCGTDGCSIPTYAVPLRALAHGFAKMATGQGLAPLRAQASRRLIEACMAEPFYVAGSGRACTELMQIAPGKIFCKTGAEGVFCAAIPEQGIAIAVKCDDGTGRAAEAMIAATLARFFETDGEIHAGLTAMATKSMHNWNGIHVGDVRATI, from the coding sequence ATGACCAATCCCGTCACCGTCGAAGTTACCCGTGGTTTGCTTGTCGAGAGCCGCCATCGCGGCACGATCGTTGTCGTCGACGGCGACGGCGGCGTGGTGTTTTCACGCGGCGATATCGATGCGGGCGTGTTTCCGCGCTCTGCCTGCAAGGCGATGCAGGCCTTGCCGCTGGTCGAAAGCGGCGCTGCCGATGCCTATGGTTTCGGCCACAAGGAACTGGCGCTGGCCTGCTCCTCCCACAATGGCGAAGACGAGCATGTGGCGCTGGCAGCCTCGATGCTGGCGCGCGCTGGCCGCGATGTCGAGGCGCTGGAATGCGGCGCCCACTGGTCTTCCAACCAGAAGACCCTGATCCATCAGGCCCGCACGCTGGAGAAGCCGACAGCGCTGCACAACAATTGCTCCGGGAAGCATTCCGGTTTCGTCTGCGCCTGCTGCCACCAGGGCATCGATAGCAAGGGCTACGTCGGCTACGAGCATCCGCTGCAGCAGCAGATCCGCGACACGATGCAGGACCTCACCGGTGCCACGCTCGGCGCCGACGTCTGCGGCACGGACGGCTGCTCGATCCCGACCTATGCCGTGCCGCTGCGCGCTCTCGCGCACGGCTTTGCGAAGATGGCGACCGGCCAGGGTCTCGCCCCGTTGCGTGCCCAGGCCTCGCGCCGGCTGATCGAGGCCTGCATGGCAGAACCCTTCTATGTCGCCGGCAGCGGCCGCGCCTGCACGGAACTGATGCAGATCGCACCCGGCAAGATCTTCTGCAAGACCGGCGCCGAGGGCGTGTTCTGCGCCGCCATCCCGGAGCAGGGCATCGCCATCGCCGTCAAGTGCGACGACGGCACCGGCCGCGCAGCCGAGGCGATGATCGCCGCCACGCTCGCCCGCTTCTTCGAGACCGATGGCGAGATCCATGCCGGCCTGACGGCCATGGCGACAAAGTCGATGCACAACTGGAACGGCATTCACGTCGGCGACGTCAGGGCGACGATCTAA
- a CDS encoding TIGR03808 family TAT-translocated repetitive protein, whose protein sequence is MISRRELMVGAFAAAASAGAVSPHAFAAPLAKTGVSEMRGAIDGVAFRKRVAADGLQSMIDAAARDKGPVMLPAGNYTASNLTLPDNTRLIGVPGATRIVYGGGGFLMNAADAGRIEISGVVIDGGNLGLAADAGGLLRFNGVGDLLVSNCEITGSAGNGLHLERCGGRIERNRIAGAANAGVYAVQSNALTITGNRVEDCGNGGILVHRWQKGEDGSVISGNRIARIGARDGGTGENGNGINVYYAGNVMVTDNHIADCAFTAVRANSASDVQISDNQCLRSGETAIFCEFEFEGAVVSGNLIDGAANGIAIANFDKGGRLASVTGNVVRNLSLSAPYAQDGGFGIGISAEADTLISGNVIENAPLWGIKLGWGPYMRNLVASGNIVRNAPVGCAVSVANGAGSAVISNNLFEAASQGAIVAFLWDKPASADLVTGSTAYPQLTILGNRLA, encoded by the coding sequence ATGATTTCCCGACGTGAGTTGATGGTTGGCGCTTTTGCGGCAGCTGCGAGTGCGGGAGCGGTTTCGCCGCATGCCTTTGCGGCGCCGCTGGCAAAAACCGGGGTCTCGGAGATGCGCGGGGCCATCGATGGCGTGGCGTTTCGGAAGCGGGTGGCGGCGGATGGGCTGCAATCGATGATCGATGCGGCGGCGCGGGACAAGGGGCCGGTGATGTTGCCGGCCGGCAACTACACGGCCTCGAACCTCACCCTCCCCGACAATACGCGGCTGATCGGCGTCCCCGGGGCGACGCGCATCGTCTATGGCGGTGGCGGGTTTCTGATGAATGCGGCCGATGCCGGGCGGATCGAGATCTCCGGCGTCGTCATCGACGGGGGGAACCTCGGGCTGGCCGCGGATGCCGGCGGGCTGCTGCGGTTCAATGGCGTCGGCGATTTGCTGGTCAGCAATTGCGAGATTACCGGCAGCGCCGGGAATGGGCTGCATCTGGAGCGCTGCGGCGGCAGGATCGAGCGCAACCGTATTGCGGGCGCGGCGAATGCCGGCGTCTATGCGGTCCAGTCGAACGCGCTGACCATCACCGGCAACCGCGTCGAGGATTGCGGCAATGGCGGCATTCTGGTGCATCGCTGGCAGAAGGGCGAGGATGGCAGCGTCATCTCCGGCAACCGCATCGCCCGCATCGGCGCCCGCGACGGCGGCACGGGGGAGAACGGCAACGGCATCAACGTCTATTACGCCGGCAATGTCATGGTGACCGACAACCACATCGCCGACTGCGCCTTTACGGCGGTGCGAGCCAACTCTGCTTCGGACGTGCAGATCAGCGACAACCAGTGCCTGCGCTCCGGCGAGACGGCGATTTTCTGCGAATTCGAATTCGAGGGCGCTGTCGTGTCGGGCAACCTGATCGACGGCGCCGCCAATGGCATCGCCATTGCCAATTTCGACAAGGGCGGCCGGCTCGCCAGTGTCACCGGCAACGTGGTGCGCAACCTGTCGCTGTCGGCGCCCTATGCGCAGGACGGCGGTTTCGGTATCGGCATCTCGGCTGAGGCAGACACGCTGATTTCGGGCAACGTCATCGAAAACGCGCCGCTCTGGGGCATCAAGCTCGGCTGGGGGCCTTATATGCGCAACCTCGTCGCCTCCGGCAACATCGTCCGTAATGCGCCTGTCGGTTGCGCGGTCTCGGTCGCGAACGGGGCGGGATCGGCGGTGATTTCGAACAACCTGTTCGAGGCCGCGAGCCAGGGGGCAATCGTCGCCTTCCTCTGGGACAAGCCTGCATCGGCCGACCTCGTAACCGGCAGCACGGCCTATCCGCAACTGACGATCCTCGGCAACCGCTTGGCGTAG
- a CDS encoding ligase-associated DNA damage response exonuclease, with protein sequence MRPDALLYPAPEGLFCPVGGFYVDPVRPVDRALITHGHSDHARPGHGHVLATRQTLDIMRIRYGEGFAGSEQAAGFGEEIVVNGVTVSFHAAGHVLGSAQIAIEKDGLRIVVSGDYKRRPDPTCAAYVPVPCDVFITEATFALPVFHHPDPMAETRRLLASLKQFPDRTHMVGAYALGKAQRVIRLLRDCGYDEPIYIHGALTRLCDYYESQGIALGELRPATIESRADQTTFHGAIVVGPPSAFADRWARRFHDPVSAFASGWMMVRQRAKQRGVELPLVISDHCDWPELLETISELQPQEVWVTHGREEALVRWCELQGIKAKPLHLVGYEDEGD encoded by the coding sequence ATGAGGCCAGATGCATTGCTTTACCCCGCCCCGGAAGGGCTTTTCTGCCCGGTCGGCGGGTTCTATGTCGACCCGGTGCGTCCGGTCGACAGGGCGTTGATCACCCATGGGCACTCTGACCATGCGCGGCCCGGCCATGGCCATGTGCTTGCCACCCGCCAGACGCTCGACATCATGCGTATTCGCTACGGCGAGGGCTTTGCCGGCAGCGAGCAGGCGGCCGGTTTTGGCGAGGAGATCGTCGTCAACGGCGTCACCGTCAGCTTTCATGCCGCCGGCCATGTGCTCGGCTCGGCGCAGATCGCCATCGAGAAGGATGGCCTGCGCATCGTCGTATCCGGCGACTACAAGCGTCGCCCGGACCCCACCTGCGCCGCCTATGTGCCCGTGCCCTGCGACGTCTTCATCACCGAGGCGACCTTTGCGCTGCCGGTCTTCCACCATCCGGACCCGATGGCCGAGACGCGCCGGCTGCTTGCCTCGCTGAAACAGTTTCCCGACCGCACCCACATGGTCGGTGCCTACGCGCTCGGCAAGGCGCAACGGGTCATCCGCCTGTTGCGCGATTGCGGCTATGACGAGCCGATCTATATCCACGGTGCGCTGACGCGGCTGTGCGATTACTACGAGAGCCAGGGCATCGCGCTCGGCGAGCTCCGGCCGGCGACCATCGAAAGCCGCGCCGACCAGACGACATTCCACGGCGCCATCGTCGTCGGCCCGCCCTCGGCGTTCGCCGACCGCTGGGCGCGACGCTTCCACGACCCCGTCTCCGCGTTTGCCTCCGGCTGGATGATGGTCCGCCAACGCGCCAAGCAGCGCGGCGTCGAACTGCCGCTGGTCATCTCCGACCATTGCGACTGGCCGGAACTGCTGGAAACCATTTCCGAGCTGCAGCCCCAGGAAGTCTGGGTGACGCACGGCCGCGAGGAAGCCCTGGTCCGCTGGTGCGAACTCCAGGGCATCAAAGCCAAGCCACTGCATCTGGTCGGATACGAGGACGAGGGGGATTGA